Proteins from a genomic interval of Polyodon spathula isolate WHYD16114869_AA chromosome 1, ASM1765450v1, whole genome shotgun sequence:
- the larp7 gene encoding la-related protein 7, translated as MAAMETEATRSEGVQMEISEKTKENEKKKRSRVKQLLSDVKKQVDFWFGDVNLHKDRFLREQLEKSRDGYVDISILTTFNRMKKLTTDVKLIARALKNSMVVELNLEGTKMRRRHALGEDPKNVDERTVYVELLPKTVTHSWLERVFTKCGNVVYISVPRYKSTGDPKGFAFIEFETEGQAEKAIEMLNNPPEDASRKPGIFPKTVKRKPIALNTSECSVVEEKKKKKKKKSRSSRKESTGLAASEVKEADPESCAEPSIKKKRLRGLSECSETDSTDVRKALGKKDKKKRCRSESTEPTEEVRQGKRKRSSTDSQKETPCKVRKVSEVERVPELKQESENGQRDLKELSTEEEKDLKKDESLLKAKRKRKKKHKERHKMGEEVIPLRVLSKNEWLNLKQEYLTLQKNSMASLKKSMSQIKQKTEGKMEVESCQPSDNDVKANNKEAQPPQKAAPQGPQFVSGVIIKITHSEPLPGRKCIKDALSEVAAVAYVDMLEGDAEGHVRFKTPEDAKTVIESRAEIQKKHHWKLEILSGDNEQRYWQKILVDRQAKLNRPRDKKRGTEKLIAKAEKIIVARTREASKHIHFDED; from the exons ATGGCAGCCATGGAGACGGAGGCTACCAGAAGTGAAGGTGTGCAGATGGAAATCAGTGAGAAGAcgaaagaaaatgagaaaaagaaaagatcGAGAGTTAAACAGCTGCTTTCTGATGTGAAGAAGCAGGTCGACTTCTGGTTTGGGGATGTTAACCTCCATAAAGACAGATTTCTCAGAGAACAACTTGAAAAATCCAGAGATGGGT atgttGACATTTCTATACTAACAACATTTAACAGAATGAAAAAGTTGACTACTGATGTGAAGTTAATAGCACGAGCACTGAAAAATTCAATGGTAGTGGAG CTGAATCTGGAGGGAACCAAAATGCGGCGACGCCATGCACTTGGAGAGGATCCTAAAAATGTTGATGAGCGCACAGTATATGTG gaactGCTTCCCAAAACTGTTACACACAGCTGGCTAGAGCGCGTGTTTACCAAGTGTGGAAATGTGGTTTACATCAGCGTTCCTCGGTACAAATCCACTGGAGATCCAAAAGGCTTTGCTTTCATTGAGTTTGAAACTGAAGGACAAGCTGAGAAAGCCATAGAA ATGCTGAACAATCCACCAGAAGATGCATCAAGAAAACCTGGAATCTTCCCCAAGACAGTAAAGAGAAAACCTATTGCTCTCAACACCAGTGAGTGCAGTGTTGTAG aggagaagaagaagaaaaagaaaaagaagtctCGCAGCAGCAGAAAGGAGAGCACTGGCCTGGCAGCATCGGAAGTCAAGGAAGCCGACCCTGAATCTTGTGCAGAACcttctattaaaaagaaaagacttCGGGGACTGTCCGAATGCTCGGAGACAGATAGTACTGATGTCCGGAAAGCCTTGGgtaaaaaggacaaaaagaaaaggtGCAGATCTGAAAGCACAGAGCCCACAGAGGAGGTCAGGCAAGGGAAACGGAAGAGAAGCAGCACAGATAGCCAGAAGGAAACCCCGTGCAAAGTCAGGAAGGTCTCTGAAGTGGAGCGAGTTCCTGAATTAAAACAAGAGTCGGAAAATGGACAAAGAGATTTGAAAG AGCTGTCTACAGAGGaggaaaaggatttgaaaaaaGATGAGTCTCTGTTAAAAGCCAAGAGAAAGCGCAAGAAGAAGCACAAGGAGAGACACAAGATGGGAGAAGAAGTAATTCCATTAAGAGTCCTTTCCAA GAATGAATGGTTGAATTTGAAGCAGGAGTATTTAACACTACAGAAAAATAGCATGGCCTCTTTGAAGAAATCCATGTCTCAGATTAAACAGAAGACTGAAGGGAAGATGGAGGTTGAATCATGTCAACCAAGTGATAATGATG TCAAAGCAAACAACAAAGAAGCCCAGCCCCCTCAGAAGGCTGCTCCCCAGGGACCCCAGTTTGTGAGTGGAGTCATCATCAAAATCACCCACAGTGAACCCCTACCAGGAAGGAAGTGCATCAAG GATGCTTTGTCAGAAGTGGCTGCTGTGGCTTACGTGGACATGTTAGAGGGAGATGCAGAGGGCCATGTCCGGTTTAAAACTCCAGAAGACGCCAAGACTGTGATAGAGTCTCGTGCTGAAATTCAGAAGAAACACCATTGGAAACTGGAAATCCTGTCTG gtGATAATGAACAAAGGTACTGGCAGAAGATTTTGGTGGACAGACAAGCTAAACTTAATCGTCCGAGGGACAAAAAACGAGGCACAGAAAAG cTGATTGCAAAAGCTGAGAAAATAATTGTGGCTAGAACAAGAGAGGCAAGCAAGCACATACATTTTGATGAAGACTGA